A single genomic interval of Juglans regia cultivar Chandler chromosome 1, Walnut 2.0, whole genome shotgun sequence harbors:
- the LOC108999421 gene encoding leucine-rich repeat extensin-like protein 4, which translates to MPMASSLVSSLPTRALLLLLLHISFSFNKLAAKHGNFAAHNHHHHEHRSHSSSNQRLHQAYIALQAWKRVIYSDPNNFTTNWVGPSVCSYTGVFCAPALDDPKIRVVAGIDFNSADIAGFLPNEIGLLSDLALIHLNSNRFCGIIPETLANLTLLYELDISNNRFVGPFPMVVLSLPTLKYLDIRYNDFEGSLPAQLFSKKLDAILVNNNRFSNTIPQNLGFSTASVVVFANNNFGGCIPSNIYKFADTLEELLLINNNLTGCLPQDLGFLYKLRVLDVSFNNITGPIPYSMAGLSHLEQLNLGHNMLTGIVSDGVCLLPSLTNFTFSYNYFCEETGVCQNSTSRPGFKFDDRRNCLPEKPFQRSKKECNAVLERPVDCSCCVSGGGAAAAGPTFAPARAAFAPAAMPAAVPVSPPSIAPSYS; encoded by the coding sequence ATGCCAATGGCTTCATCTCTGGTTTCTTCCTTACCCACTCGTGCCTTACTTCTCTTGCTCCTGCACATATCTTTCTCATTCAACAAGCTGGCAGCAAAACATGGCAACTTTGCCGCTcataaccaccaccaccacgaACACCGCAGCCACTCCTCATCAAATCAGAGACTCCACCAAGCCTATATTGCCCTCCAGGCATGGAAACGTGTAATCTACTCTGACCCAAACAACTTCACCACCAACTGGGTTGGCCCTTCTGTATGCAGCTACACAGGTGTGTTCTGTGCACCAGCTCTTGATGATCCCAAAATCCGGGTTGTTGCTGGCATTGACTTCAACTCTGCAGACATAGCCGGTTTCCTCCCTAATGAAATAGGCCTTCTCTCTGACCTTGCACTTATCCATCTGAACAGCAACCGCTTCTGTGGCATCATTCCTGAAACTTTGGCCAACTTAACGCTTCTCTATGAGCTTGATATTAGTAACAACAGATTTGTAGGGCCTTTTCCTATGGTTGTGCTCTCTCTTCCCACACTAAAATACCTCGACATCCGCTACAACGACTTTGAAGGATCATTGCCTGCTCAACTTTTCAGCAAAAAACTTGACGCGATACTTGTTAATAACAACCGCTTCAGTAACACCATTCCACAAAATTTAGGTTTTAGCACGGCCTCTGTTGTGGTATTTGCTAACAACAATTTCGGCGGCTGCATTCcatcaaatatatacaagtttgCAGATACTTTGGAGGAGCTACTATTGATCAACAACAATTTGACAGGGTGCTTACCACAAGATCTGGGATTTCTCTACAAATTGAGGGTGCTGGATGTGAGCTTCAACAATATAACTGGTCCTATACCTTACAGCATGGCAGGTTTATCCCACTTGGAGCAACTAAATCTTGGCCATAACATGTTGACTGGGATTGTATCAGACGGAGTGTGTCTTTTGCCAAGCTTGAcaaatttcacattttcttacaaCTATTTCTGTGAGGAGACGGGAGTGTGCCAGAATTCGACATCAAGACCGGGCTTCAAGTTTGATGATCGTCGTAATTGTTTGCCGGAAAAACCGTTTCAGAGGAGCAAAAAGGAATGCAATGCTGTGCTTGAGCGCCCTGTCGACTGCTCTTGCTGTGTAAGTGGTGGCGGTGCTGCTGCTGCTGGACCTACTTTTGCTCCTGCTAGAGCTGCTTTTGCTCCTGCTGCAATGCCAGCTGCAGTGCCTGTGTCTCCCCCCTCTATCGCTCCAAGTTACTCATAA